The Osmia bicornis bicornis unplaced genomic scaffold, iOsmBic2.1, whole genome shotgun sequence genome includes a window with the following:
- the LOC123988842 gene encoding uncharacterized protein LOC123988842, producing the protein MAPTALKRLITVQYTRLAEIELSSSRLRDKDRSTFNRNIIASRIESLQEIWKDVRSAHADISIRDEAEGDAYLTDNVIGRLQSTYEDTLDFLLTVQAELEAAEQPTLPTGPPNASSSLTLEHRAAKLPKLDLPTFSGQYEDWENFCDLFTSLVHNAPGLADASRLQYLKTCLKGAAADLVKDVTTTNANYSATWQALKARFHNPRLIVYKHLRALLDMPYLKKESATELRSFADEAQRIVRALTNLQMPVGHWDIWFVYILAARLDSDSQKAWETELSVRDRRMVLDSVAELGDVNPLDRFPKFADLSEFLEKRVQALSMVASNSIKPEKGPSAIPKTVLGSRRVFHAVSSQPSVDGKPKCPLCTGAHWLAKCYKFQAKRPFDRRREVRRLQLCYNCFGRHRVSDCRSSFRCTQCKERHHSMIHLVQASGSQSKEKDSVESQGSNDGKPSTSSGVNVHTARVLSRRYTVLLATAQLTLEGPHGARTRVRALLDQGSQGSFISESVANLLGLRKRRVDVPLMGLGAKSAGTACLATSFKICSLVDPLFQLETEALILSKLTSQLPARHIMELDLGSFAGLSLADPQFYIPGSVDVIFGADIYGQLLRSGLRSFPPSSLIAQETVLGWIVSGPVRSDGSRRAVHH; encoded by the coding sequence ATGGCGCCTACCGCTTTGAAAAGGCTCATTACGGTGCAGTACACGCGATTAGCAGAAATCGAGTTGTCGAGCTCTCGATTAAGAGACAAAGATCGCAGCACTTTTAATCGAAATATTATAGCTTCGCGAATCGAGTCCCTACAGGAAATCTGGAAGGATGTGCGTAGCGCGCATGCTGATATTTCAATTCGTGATGAGGCGGAGGGCGACGCGTATCTTACGGATAATGTGATTGGCCGCTTGCAATCGACATACGAAGATACGCTTGATTTTTTGTTGACTGTACAAGCGGAATTGGAGGCTGCAGAGCAGCCTACCTTGCCGACCGGGCCACCGAACGCTAGCTCTTCTTTAACACTCGAGCACCGCGCGGCTAAACTTCCCAAATTAGATTTGCCTACGTTTTCCGGTCAATACGAGGACTGGGAAAATTTCTGTGATTTGTTTACTAGCTTAGTACACAATGCACCCGGCTTGGCTGATGCAAGCAGGttgcaatatttaaaaacttgTTTAAAGGGGGCGGCTGCGGATCTCGTTAAAGATGTGACGACTACGAACGCGAATTATTCGGCGACGTGGCAAGCTTTGAAAGCGCGTTTTCACAATCCGCGTTTGATTGTATACAAACATTTAAGGGCACTTTTGGATATGCCATATTTGAAGAAAGAATCCGCAACAGAGTTGCGTTCATTTGCTGACGAAGCTCAGCGTATAGTACGGGCGTTAACAAATTTGCAAATGCCAGTAGGGCATTGGGATATTTGGTTTGTTTATATCCTAGCGGCTCGTCTGGACTCCGATTCTCAAAAAGCGTGGGAGACGGAATTAAGTGTTAGGGATCGTCGTATGGTTTTAGATAGCGTCGCGGAATTGGGGGACGTAAACCCTTTAGATCGATTTCCGAAATTCGCGGATTTATCCGAGTTTTTAGAAAAACGCGTTCAGGCGCTCAGTATGGTCGCTTCAAATAGTATTAAACCGGAAAAAGGGCCTTCAGCTATACCTAAGACTGTACTGGGATCGCGACGGGTATTCCATGCTGTTTCGTCTCAACCTTCAGTTGATGGGAAACCGAAGTGTCCCTTGTGTACTGGCGCGCACTGGTTAGCCAAGTGCTATAAATTCCAGGCCAAGAGACCTTTCGACCGCCGTAGAGAGGTACGCCGGTTACAACTCTGTTACAATTGTTTTGGCCGTCATAGGGTGTCCGACTGTCGTTCGTCTTTTCGTTGCACGCAATGCAAGGAAAGGCACCATAGTATGATTCATTTGGTACAGGCCAGCGGTTCTCAGTCAAAGGAAAAAGATTCGGTTGAGTCACAGGGTTCAAACGACGGGAAACCCTCTACGTCCTCGGGTGTTAATGTGCACACTGCACGTGTTCTTTCGCGTAGGTATACGGTGCTGTTAGCAACTGCTCAGTTAACGTTGGAAGGGCCACACGGGGCGCGGACCCGTGTGCGGGCTTTGCTAGATCAGGGATCTCAAGGTTCGTTTATATCCGAATCAGTTGCTAACCTTCTAGGTTTACGAAAGCGTCGCGTTGATGTTCCGTTAATGGGTCTCGGTGCGAAGTCTGCCGGCACTGCCTGTCTGGCTACGAGTTTTAAAATATGTTCGTTAGTTGACCCGTTGTTTCAACTCGAAACGGAAGCGTTGATCCTGTCGAAACTCACGTCGCAGCTTCCGGCTCGACACATCATGGAGTTGGATCTCGGGTCGTTCGCGGGGTTGTCTTTGGCGGACCCACAATTTTATATTCCGGGATCGGTCGACGTTATTTTTGGTGCAGACATTTATGGACAATTGTTGCGTTCGGGACTGCGTAGTTTTCCTCCCTCGTCCCTGATTGCGCAGGAGACGGTCCTTGGTTGGATTGTCTCCGGCCCTGTACGTTCGGACGGTTCACGGCGGGCGGTCCACCATTAG